Below is a window of Aeromonas veronii DNA.
CTGCTGTCCAGATAGATGACAAACTCGTCTCCGCCCAGTCTGGCCACCAGATCGTTTTGCCGGATGCAGGTCTGCAGGCGGCGGCTCACCTCCTTGAGCAGCTGATCGCCAGCGCTGTGGCCCAGGGTGTCATTGATCTGCTTGAAGTGATCCACATCGATAAAAATTACCGAAAATCCCGGCGACTTGTAGCGGTTGTAGTGGGTCATGGCATGGTTGAGGTGGTTCATCAACAGGGCGCGATTGGGCAGTTGGGTCAGCGGGTCGTGAAGCGCATCGAATTGCAGCCGCCGTTCCAGCTCCTGATGCTGCTTGAGCTGCTTTTGCAGCCTGAGGTTGGTCTGACGCAGCTGTTGCAGCCGCTGGTTGATGGAGTCCTCGGTGTTGATGTCGTTGAGCTGCTGGCGGATCCGTCTCAGCTCCAGCAACAGGGTGAGTTGGCCGCGCAGGAAGTCGAGAAACAGCTTGTCGTCGGTTTCCAGCGGTTGAGCTGTGCTGATGATGAAGTGGGCGAAGTACTGTTGTTGCAGCCGCAGTGGCATGCTGTGCCAGTAGCGGGACTCCCTGTTCACCTCGATATTGCTGGTGCTGTGGCACAAGCCGCTGATGAACTCGTCCCCCTGATGGGGATGGGCGGGGTAGATCTTTTCCAGCTTCTGACTGGTTAGCCTGACCAACAGCATGTCCTCGATGGTGAGCATCTGACGCAGTACTGCTTCCAGCTGGGAAAACAGCGCCTGAGCCGGCAGGGTATTGGCCAGCCGCATGATGCGGCTGATGCTCTCGATTTTCTTTTTCCAGTTCGGGTCTTTGCGGATCAGCGGTGAAGGGAGCTCGGTGAGATGGGAACCCGCCTGGGTTTCGGTCAGCCGCTTGGCCAGACACTCCAGCAGCAGGCGCAGAGTCGGCAGGTCGGCGGGGGTACCGCGAGCCAGCAGCCATTGCACCTGACCATGTTCGATGGGGAAGACGCACCACCCGTCGGTCTCATCCAGTTGAGTGAGCTGATCGGTGATGCGGGACTGCTCCCGGCCCAGTTGCTGCTTGAAGATGTCGCTTATCTTGTAGGCGTAAAGCCAGTTCAGACCGGTATCGGCGAGGCCCAGCATGCCGAAATGTTGCAGCGGGCAGAGTTGGTCAATCTGCCGGATCAGGGCATCGTAATCGTCAGACGTGGCCGATTGTGGCGCCGGGAAGTCCATAATGGCAGAGACCAACGCCAACAGAGGAGTTGAGTAGTGGGGGTCGATAGCTTGGGGCGACATGTGCAACTCCCGAGATGTCTACCTTACAAGAGTAGTCGGAAGCCGATAGATTGAAAGGGCCGCAATTGCGGCCCTTTCAAATACTTACAGTTTGTCGATCATGTAGTGGATGGCGTTTTCAATCTCTTCATCACTGCAGTTCGCACAGGTGCCGCGTGGAGGCATCATGCCGGACTTGCCGGTGAAGCCTTCAATGGCATGTTTCTTGAGAGTATCAATGCCCTGGGCGATGCGAGGCTCCCAGGCTGCCTTGTCACCCCTTTTGGGGGCACCGGCGGCGCCGGTGTCGTGACAGGCAAAGCAGGCGCCCTTGAACACAGTTTCGCCATCGCGGGGGCCGGAAGAGGCGGCCGCCGCCGGTGCGGCACTCGCGCCGGCAATACCTTCCAGATCCTTGGCGGTATAGACCTGACCGATTGGTTTGATCCGCTCGGCAATGGCTTCCGGTGACATCTCATCGGCAGCAAGCACTGCCCCAGACAAGCTGGCGGCCGTCATCCCGACAGCCAGCAAATAGCTCAGTTTTTTCAACACGCTCATATACTCCCAGCAGTCTTTTATTATCCATGTAAACGACGGGATTATAACCGAATAGTTACAGCCATTTAAACGCTTGTGTGTGAAGTGTTAAACACTCTGCGTACAAAGTTTTGGGCGATATCACGGCAATTTAGCAGATGCCCCGTAAACCCTAGCCCAATCGGGCGGGGATATAAGGGGAGCTAATCTGATGCGTTTGCGAGCCCGCCTATGTCTTCAGTGTCTCGATAGTCGCGCCTGCCGCACGTCCGCAGCGGTTGTTGATTTCACTGGCACGCGCTATAACTGTGCTTATATACAGCCTGTGTTTTTAATCATGAAAAGAGCCACAAAAGTACGTATTTACCCCACCGACGAACAAGCGGCATTCCTCAATGCCCAGTTCGGCGCTGTGCGGTTCGCGTACAACAAAGCCCTTCATATTCAGCGGCACATGTTCCAGCGCCACGGGGTTTCACTGAAACCCAAACGCGACTTGAAACCCCTGCTCGCTGTGGCAAAAAAATCGCGCAAATACAGCTGGCTGAAAGAGTACGATTCACAAGCCTTACAGCAGGCGGTGATCAACCTGGACAAGGCATTCGCCAACTTCTTCAACCCCAAGCTCAAGACCAGGATGCCCACCTTCAAGAGCAAGCGAGGCAGGCAATCGAGCTACCACCCCAATGGCAAAGTGCTGACCGATGCCATCCTGTTACCGAAGATGACGCCCATCCGAGCTGTCATTCACCGAGATATTATCGGCGTGGTCTCCAGCATCACGGTCAGCCGTGGCCCGACAGGGAAATACTATGCCTCCATCCTTTGCGATGATGGCCGTGAGGCTCCCGCCAAGCCCTCCCTCATCACAGAGGTGACAGGCTATGATATGGGGCTGTCCCACTACCTCATTGCGTCGAGTGGCAAAAAGATGGCCAACCCGCGCCATCTTATCAAGGCCAGTCGCAATCTGCGGCGAAAGCAAAAAGCACTGTCTCGCAAGAAAAAAGGCAGTGCCAATCGTAGTAAGGCCAAATTACAGCTGGCCGCCCTGCACGAGCGGGTAGCCCATGCTCGCGCTGATTTTCAGCACAAACTCTCTCGCACGATAGTTGACGATAACCAAGCGCTCATCGTGGAGACGCTTAAAACAACCAATATGATGAAAAACCACAAGCTGGCCCGCGCCATTGGCGATGCTGGCTGGCATAGTTTTAGGTTCATCGCGTCTTTCCGGGGAAGGCGGCCTTGATTTTCAGGAAAAAGTATTCTGAGTCCCGAAATCCATAAGCCATGCGTTTGATCACCTTGATCCGATTATTCACGCCCTCCAGCAGGCTGGTGTGCATGGGAAAGATTGCGCTGGCCAAAATCCCCCGGGTGTAGCGGCGAAGGTTTTTGGCAAAACGCTCTAAGGGCTCCAGGCCACTTTCCTTCGCTTGCCGCATCCAGGCCTTCCATCGTCGCCAACCTTCCCTGACACTCGGGGCGTACCAAATTTCCTTCAGGGCCTCCTTGAGAACATATGCTGTCGCCAAGGGCTTATTGGCTTCCAATAGCTCTTGTAATTTCACCGCCTGGTCTTCCTTGAGATTTTCTCGATTGCGCAGGAGTAGCCAACGCGCCAGCTTGACGACCTTGCGAGCCGGCTTGTCATGCTTTAATGCATTGGCTTGATCCACCCGAATTCGGTCGAGCACTTTGCGGCCATAACCGGCCACCACATGGAACAAGTCATACACCACTTCCGCCTGTGGACAGTGCTGTTTCACTTCCAGATCGAAGGCGGAGTTCATGTCCATAGCCACCGCTTCAATCTGTTGGCATCGTTCGCCCATCAGCTCGAAAAAGGGGCGAATAGCCTCTCGGCTGTTGCCATGCCCCACCCACAAAACGCGAGTCCGTTCAGCATCCATGATCACTGTGGCATAGCGGTGGC
It encodes the following:
- a CDS encoding transposase, translated to MKRATKVRIYPTDEQAAFLNAQFGAVRFAYNKALHIQRHMFQRHGVSLKPKRDLKPLLAVAKKSRKYSWLKEYDSQALQQAVINLDKAFANFFNPKLKTRMPTFKSKRGRQSSYHPNGKVLTDAILLPKMTPIRAVIHRDIIGVVSSITVSRGPTGKYYASILCDDGREAPAKPSLITEVTGYDMGLSHYLIASSGKKMANPRHLIKASRNLRRKQKALSRKKKGSANRSKAKLQLAALHERVAHARADFQHKLSRTIVDDNQALIVETLKTTNMMKNHKLARAIGDAGWHSFRFIASFRGRRP
- a CDS encoding EAL domain-containing protein; this translates as MSPQAIDPHYSTPLLALVSAIMDFPAPQSATSDDYDALIRQIDQLCPLQHFGMLGLADTGLNWLYAYKISDIFKQQLGREQSRITDQLTQLDETDGWCVFPIEHGQVQWLLARGTPADLPTLRLLLECLAKRLTETQAGSHLTELPSPLIRKDPNWKKKIESISRIMRLANTLPAQALFSQLEAVLRQMLTIEDMLLVRLTSQKLEKIYPAHPHQGDEFISGLCHSTSNIEVNRESRYWHSMPLRLQQQYFAHFIISTAQPLETDDKLFLDFLRGQLTLLLELRRIRQQLNDINTEDSINQRLQQLRQTNLRLQKQLKQHQELERRLQFDALHDPLTQLPNRALLMNHLNHAMTHYNRYKSPGFSVIFIDVDHFKQINDTLGHSAGDQLLKEVSRRLQTCIRQNDLVARLGGDEFVIYLDSSKSDDDISPVLNRIISRLSYPFRLLGNELSITVSLGVSSVSDQTTDISQLLHQADLAMYQAKRNGRSRIVSYSDDCINQNWNSPEEMLARALREGRIVPYFQPVIRLQDSRLTGLEVMARWLTEEGILKDAFDFIPLAEQCGLILELDYQILRHTCQQLKNWLPISGQSKFKVAINLSGKHLVNHDHIMRLMGIIEDEGVAPGYLIFEFNERELSRQDSDALASLHDLRSKGIQISLDDFGTGFSSLNALFHFPVDYIKVDDSFTQRMLQSPKDLALIRAMRDICQDLDYTLIVEGIENQLQLQKLIDIGCQMGQGRYISPPMPGADIVPLLTPANP
- a CDS encoding c-type cytochrome, with the protein product MSVLKKLSYLLAVGMTAASLSGAVLAADEMSPEAIAERIKPIGQVYTAKDLEGIAGASAAPAAAASSGPRDGETVFKGACFACHDTGAAGAPKRGDKAAWEPRIAQGIDTLKKHAIEGFTGKSGMMPPRGTCANCSDEEIENAIHYMIDKL